Proteins encoded by one window of Nomascus leucogenys isolate Asia chromosome 19, Asia_NLE_v1, whole genome shotgun sequence:
- the ALOX15 gene encoding arachidonate 15-lipoxygenase isoform X1 → MLKRNESQWLAQRRRSETSLSKMGLYRIRVSTGASLYAGSNNQVQLWLVGQHGEAALGTRLWPTRGKETEFKVEVPEYLGPLLFVKLRKRHLLKDDAWFCSWISVQGPGAGDEVRFPCYRWVEGGGVLSLPEGTGRIVGDDPQGLFQKYREEELEERRKLYRWGNWKDGLILSVAGAKLSDLPVDERFLEDKRVDFEVSLAKGLADLAIKDSLNVLTCWKDLDDFNRIFWCGQSKLAERVRDSWKEDALFGYQFLNGANPMVLRRSIHLPARLVFPPGMEELQAQLEKELEGGTLFEADFSLLDGIKANVILCSQQHLAAPLVMLKLQPDGKLLPMVIQLQLPSTGSPPPPLFLPTDPPMAWLLAKCWVRSSDFQLHELQSHLLRGHLMAEVIVVATMRCLPSIHPIFKLIIPHLRYTLEINVRARTGLVSDMGIFDQITSTGGGGHVQLLKQAGAFLTYSSFCPPDDLADRGLLGVESSFYAQDALRLWEIIYRYVEGIVSLHYKTDVAVKDDPELQSWCRDITEIGLQGAQDRGFPVSLQSRDQVCRFVTMCIFTCTGQHASVHLGQLDWYSWVPNAPCTMRLPPPTTKDATLETVMATLPNFHQASLQMSIVWQLGRRQPVMVAVGQHEEEYFSGPEPKAVLKKFREELAALDKEIEIRNAKLDMPYEYLRPSLVENSVAI, encoded by the exons ATGCTCAAAAGGAATGAGTCCCAGTGGCTGGCACAGAGAAG AAGGAGCGAAACATCTTTGAGCAAGATGGGTCTCTACCGCATCCGCGTGTCCACTGGGGCCTCGCTCTATGCCGGTTCCAACAACCAGGTGCAGCTGTGGCTGGTCGGCCAGCACGGGGAGGCGGCGCTCGGGACGCGACTGTGGCCCACACGGGGCAAG GAGACAGAATTCAAGGTGGAAGTACCGGAGTATCTGGGGCCACTGCTGTTTGTGAAACTGCGCAAACGGCACCTGCTTAAGGACGACGCCTGGTTCTGCAGCTGGATCTCCGTGCAGGGCCCCGGAGCCGGGGACGAGGTCAGGTTCCCTTGTTACCGCTGGGTGGAGGGCGGCGGCGTCCTGAGCCTGCCCGAAGGCACCG GCCGCATTGTGGGCGACGACCCTCAGGGCCTGTTCCAGAAATACCGGGAAGAGGAgctggaagagagaaggaagctgTACCG gtggggaaactggaaGGATGGCTTAATTCTGAGTGTGGCTGGGGCCAAACTAAGTGATCTCCCTGTGGATGAGCGATTTCTGGAAGACAAGAGAGTTGACTTTGAGGTTTCGCTGGCCAAGGG GCTGGCTGACCTCGCTATCAAAGACTCTTTAAATGTTCTGACTTGCTGGAAGGATCTAGATGACTTCAACCGGATTTTCTGGTGTGGCCAGAGCAAGCTGGCTG AGCGCGTGCGGGACTCCTGGAAGGAAGATGCCTTATTTGGGTACCAGTTTCTTAATGGCGCCAACCCCATGGTGCTGAGGCGCTCCATTCACCTTCCTGCTCGCCTCGTGTTCCCTCCAGGCATGGAGGAACTGCAGGCCCAGCTGGAGAAGGAGCTGGAG GGAGGCACACTGTTCGAAGCTGACTTCTCCCTGCTGGATGGGATCAAGGCCAACGTCATTCTCTGTAGCCAGCAGCACCTGGCTGCCCCTCTGGTCATGCTGAAATTGCAGCCTGATGGGAAACTCTTGCCCATGGTCATCCAG CTCCAACTGCCCAGCACAGGATCCCCGCCACCTCCACTTTTCTTGCCCACGGATCCTCCAATGGCCTGGCTTCTGGCCAAATGCTGGGTGCGCAGCTCTGACTTCCAGCTCCATGAGCTGCAGTCTCATCTTCTGAGGGGACACTTGATGGCTGAGGTCATTGTTGTGGCCACCATGAGGTGCCTGCCGTCGATACATCCTATCTTCAAG CTTATAATTCCCCACCTGCGATACACCCTGGAAATTAACGTCCGGGCCAGGACTGGGCTGGTCTCTGACATGGGAATTTTCGACCAG ATAACGAGCACTGGTGGGGGAGGCCATGTGCAGCTGCTCAAGCAAGCTGGAGCCTTTCTAACCTACAGCTCCTTCTGTCCCCCTGACGACTTGGCTGACCGGGGCCTCCTGGGAGTGGAGTCTTCCTTCTATGCTCAAGATGCGCTGCGGCTCTGGGAAATCATCTATCG GTATGTGGAAGGAATCGTGAGTCTCCACTATAAGACAGACGTGGCTGTGAAAGATGACCCAGAGCTGCAGAGCTGGTGTCGAGACATCACTGAAATCGGGCTGCAAGGGGCCCAGGACCGAG GGTTTCCTGTCTCTTTACAGTCTCGGGACCAGGTTTGCCGCTTTGTTACCATGTGTATCTTCACCTGCACCGGCCAACATGCCTCTGTGCACCTGGGCCAG CTGGACTGGTACTCTTGGGTCCCTAATGCACCCTGCACGATGCGGCTGCCCCCACCAACCACCAAGGACGCAACGCTGGAGACAGTGATGGCGACACTGCCCAACTTCCATCAGGCTTCTCTCCAGATGTCCATTGTTTGGCAGCTGGGCAGACGCCAGCCCGTTATG GTGGCTGTGGGTCAGCATGAGGAGGAGTATTTTTCGGGCCCCGAGCCTAAGGCTGTGCTGAAGAAGTTCAGGGAGGAGCTGGCTGCCCTGGATAAGGAAATCGAGATCCGGAATGCAAAGCTGGACATGCCCTACGAATACCTGCGGCCCAGCCtggtggaaaacagtgtggccaTCTGA
- the ALOX15 gene encoding arachidonate 15-lipoxygenase isoform X2 yields the protein MGLYRIRVSTGASLYAGSNNQVQLWLVGQHGEAALGTRLWPTRGKGPGAGDEVRFPCYRWVEGGGVLSLPEGTGRIVGDDPQGLFQKYREEELEERRKLYRWGNWKDGLILSVAGAKLSDLPVDERFLEDKRVDFEVSLAKGLADLAIKDSLNVLTCWKDLDDFNRIFWCGQSKLAERVRDSWKEDALFGYQFLNGANPMVLRRSIHLPARLVFPPGMEELQAQLEKELEGGTLFEADFSLLDGIKANVILCSQQHLAAPLVMLKLQPDGKLLPMVIQLQLPSTGSPPPPLFLPTDPPMAWLLAKCWVRSSDFQLHELQSHLLRGHLMAEVIVVATMRCLPSIHPIFKLIIPHLRYTLEINVRARTGLVSDMGIFDQITSTGGGGHVQLLKQAGAFLTYSSFCPPDDLADRGLLGVESSFYAQDALRLWEIIYRYVEGIVSLHYKTDVAVKDDPELQSWCRDITEIGLQGAQDRGFPVSLQSRDQVCRFVTMCIFTCTGQHASVHLGQLDWYSWVPNAPCTMRLPPPTTKDATLETVMATLPNFHQASLQMSIVWQLGRRQPVMVAVGQHEEEYFSGPEPKAVLKKFREELAALDKEIEIRNAKLDMPYEYLRPSLVENSVAI from the exons ATGGGTCTCTACCGCATCCGCGTGTCCACTGGGGCCTCGCTCTATGCCGGTTCCAACAACCAGGTGCAGCTGTGGCTGGTCGGCCAGCACGGGGAGGCGGCGCTCGGGACGCGACTGTGGCCCACACGGGGCAAG GGCCCCGGAGCCGGGGACGAGGTCAGGTTCCCTTGTTACCGCTGGGTGGAGGGCGGCGGCGTCCTGAGCCTGCCCGAAGGCACCG GCCGCATTGTGGGCGACGACCCTCAGGGCCTGTTCCAGAAATACCGGGAAGAGGAgctggaagagagaaggaagctgTACCG gtggggaaactggaaGGATGGCTTAATTCTGAGTGTGGCTGGGGCCAAACTAAGTGATCTCCCTGTGGATGAGCGATTTCTGGAAGACAAGAGAGTTGACTTTGAGGTTTCGCTGGCCAAGGG GCTGGCTGACCTCGCTATCAAAGACTCTTTAAATGTTCTGACTTGCTGGAAGGATCTAGATGACTTCAACCGGATTTTCTGGTGTGGCCAGAGCAAGCTGGCTG AGCGCGTGCGGGACTCCTGGAAGGAAGATGCCTTATTTGGGTACCAGTTTCTTAATGGCGCCAACCCCATGGTGCTGAGGCGCTCCATTCACCTTCCTGCTCGCCTCGTGTTCCCTCCAGGCATGGAGGAACTGCAGGCCCAGCTGGAGAAGGAGCTGGAG GGAGGCACACTGTTCGAAGCTGACTTCTCCCTGCTGGATGGGATCAAGGCCAACGTCATTCTCTGTAGCCAGCAGCACCTGGCTGCCCCTCTGGTCATGCTGAAATTGCAGCCTGATGGGAAACTCTTGCCCATGGTCATCCAG CTCCAACTGCCCAGCACAGGATCCCCGCCACCTCCACTTTTCTTGCCCACGGATCCTCCAATGGCCTGGCTTCTGGCCAAATGCTGGGTGCGCAGCTCTGACTTCCAGCTCCATGAGCTGCAGTCTCATCTTCTGAGGGGACACTTGATGGCTGAGGTCATTGTTGTGGCCACCATGAGGTGCCTGCCGTCGATACATCCTATCTTCAAG CTTATAATTCCCCACCTGCGATACACCCTGGAAATTAACGTCCGGGCCAGGACTGGGCTGGTCTCTGACATGGGAATTTTCGACCAG ATAACGAGCACTGGTGGGGGAGGCCATGTGCAGCTGCTCAAGCAAGCTGGAGCCTTTCTAACCTACAGCTCCTTCTGTCCCCCTGACGACTTGGCTGACCGGGGCCTCCTGGGAGTGGAGTCTTCCTTCTATGCTCAAGATGCGCTGCGGCTCTGGGAAATCATCTATCG GTATGTGGAAGGAATCGTGAGTCTCCACTATAAGACAGACGTGGCTGTGAAAGATGACCCAGAGCTGCAGAGCTGGTGTCGAGACATCACTGAAATCGGGCTGCAAGGGGCCCAGGACCGAG GGTTTCCTGTCTCTTTACAGTCTCGGGACCAGGTTTGCCGCTTTGTTACCATGTGTATCTTCACCTGCACCGGCCAACATGCCTCTGTGCACCTGGGCCAG CTGGACTGGTACTCTTGGGTCCCTAATGCACCCTGCACGATGCGGCTGCCCCCACCAACCACCAAGGACGCAACGCTGGAGACAGTGATGGCGACACTGCCCAACTTCCATCAGGCTTCTCTCCAGATGTCCATTGTTTGGCAGCTGGGCAGACGCCAGCCCGTTATG GTGGCTGTGGGTCAGCATGAGGAGGAGTATTTTTCGGGCCCCGAGCCTAAGGCTGTGCTGAAGAAGTTCAGGGAGGAGCTGGCTGCCCTGGATAAGGAAATCGAGATCCGGAATGCAAAGCTGGACATGCCCTACGAATACCTGCGGCCCAGCCtggtggaaaacagtgtggccaTCTGA